The following are encoded in a window of Desulfomicrobium macestii genomic DNA:
- a CDS encoding PEP/pyruvate-binding domain-containing protein, with translation MPFFFKQDSCKLLADQDGPASRRFRHYNDFLEHNHRALRILAELEMLDRGAGLATMAFIQRRGAELLDHVRELVGSLNQLSGHRYDGILPVFDTVADELHALIQRERPVIEGPLSLPFAQLGEKDTLLSGAKATNLAQITNVLGLSAPDGFVVTTAGFDLFLRENGLLDSVEEMLADFDPGRPDSDEACSQIREKILAAPLPSALETAMQGEFRALSRRLGRKPRLAVRSSAVGEDTAASFAGQYASVLPVEEEDLPKAFRTVLASKYTPRAILYRLRYGLSDAATPMAVAVVDLVDARASGVLYTVDPSMPQAGQARIDAALGLGEQVVGGSASPDVYRVDRDTFSIAWRAIQPKDEDPENATPALKDSAVIDLVRSGLRLEAHFGAPQDIEWAEDAKGRIIFLQSRPLGISKTAKPSAALNTESMELLLSAGQTASPGRVSGKAILVSAELKPEQTENAILVARTAAPDLAPYMSRVRGLITDLGGVASHLASVAREFNVPALMDTREATTKISSGQEITLLAEEGEVYLGLVPELSRKLPARDEDEGLGPIGRHLRKLLERISPLNLTDPKSPDFTPEGCRTLHDLIRFAHEKAMEEMFNISRLADDSVVSRSMSANIPLAMHFIDLGGGLAEGLDTCAEILPEHIRSRPMVALWRGLAHPGVTWAGNVDLSGRNFMALMSGSMGPGGAMPPETKSYALVSADYLNLSVKFGYHYSNLDALCSDDPDANTLTLQFAGGAGTGSGKALRIEFLSNVLKRLGYEVNISGDMLQAALRGLDCPAMEEVLDQTGRLLGCSRLLDLAIPNREEVQTLAEMFFRQEYDFLDRSEKRLPGFYASFGQWSLAEMDGREVIMQDGAHMGQTVSCALHFAASSVLGGRYRKFLEKRHARHYYPTAVKRDSRHEDGRIRVDVRIEAGCVDLAAGLAFGLGNVGNCLVLAVDAAAGELQLLEFVNNTRSFLARVDMQVPLGRWVGLEVTVAGKEITAVGFSGRGLSFTASRPVWGYVGLWTKGDTTAYFRDLETAGATQQEKKAGE, from the coding sequence ATGCCGTTTTTTTTTAAGCAGGATTCTTGCAAGCTGTTGGCCGACCAGGACGGCCCGGCCTCCCGACGTTTTCGGCACTACAATGACTTTCTGGAGCACAATCATCGCGCGCTGCGCATTCTGGCGGAGCTTGAAATGCTGGACCGTGGTGCCGGATTGGCCACTATGGCCTTCATCCAGCGGCGCGGCGCGGAGCTTCTGGATCATGTCAGGGAATTGGTGGGCTCCCTGAACCAGCTTTCAGGTCATCGCTATGACGGGATTTTGCCCGTTTTTGACACCGTGGCCGATGAGCTTCACGCCTTGATCCAGCGAGAGCGGCCCGTCATCGAAGGGCCGCTCTCGCTGCCTTTTGCGCAACTTGGCGAGAAGGACACGCTCCTGTCCGGCGCCAAGGCCACCAACCTGGCGCAGATCACAAATGTGCTCGGACTGTCGGCGCCGGATGGGTTTGTCGTCACGACCGCGGGCTTTGATCTTTTTCTGCGCGAAAACGGCTTGCTTGATTCCGTGGAGGAGATGCTGGCCGATTTCGATCCGGGCCGGCCCGACAGCGACGAGGCGTGCAGCCAGATCCGCGAGAAAATTCTGGCCGCTCCGTTGCCGAGCGCCCTGGAGACGGCCATGCAGGGTGAATTTCGTGCCCTGTCCCGTCGTCTTGGCCGCAAGCCGCGACTGGCCGTGCGCAGCAGCGCCGTGGGCGAGGACACGGCAGCCTCCTTTGCCGGACAGTATGCAAGCGTGCTCCCGGTTGAAGAAGAGGATTTGCCCAAGGCCTTTCGCACTGTCCTGGCCAGCAAGTACACTCCTCGTGCCATCCTGTACCGGCTTCGGTATGGGCTGTCCGACGCGGCCACGCCCATGGCGGTGGCCGTCGTGGATTTGGTCGACGCCAGGGCCAGCGGCGTCCTTTACACTGTGGATCCTTCCATGCCGCAGGCGGGTCAGGCGCGCATCGACGCGGCCCTTGGCCTGGGGGAGCAGGTGGTCGGAGGGTCCGCCTCGCCGGATGTGTACAGGGTTGACCGCGACACGTTTTCAATCGCCTGGCGCGCAATCCAGCCCAAAGATGAAGATCCGGAAAACGCAACGCCCGCCCTGAAGGATTCAGCCGTCATTGATTTGGTGCGTTCCGGCCTTCGGCTTGAAGCGCATTTCGGCGCGCCGCAGGACATCGAATGGGCAGAAGATGCAAAAGGGAGGATTATTTTTCTCCAGTCGCGTCCCCTGGGTATCTCCAAGACCGCCAAACCCTCGGCAGCCTTGAATACCGAAAGCATGGAGCTGCTCTTGTCGGCCGGACAAACGGCGTCGCCTGGCAGGGTTTCGGGCAAGGCGATCCTTGTTTCGGCTGAACTGAAACCGGAGCAGACCGAGAACGCCATCCTGGTCGCCCGGACGGCAGCCCCGGATCTGGCCCCCTACATGAGCCGGGTCCGAGGGCTGATCACCGACCTTGGCGGGGTGGCCAGTCATCTTGCCTCCGTGGCGCGGGAGTTCAATGTTCCGGCCCTCATGGATACCCGCGAGGCCACGACGAAAATATCTTCCGGCCAGGAGATCACCCTGCTGGCTGAAGAAGGGGAGGTCTATCTGGGCCTTGTACCAGAATTGAGCCGAAAGCTTCCTGCCCGGGACGAAGATGAAGGGCTGGGGCCCATTGGCAGACATCTGCGAAAACTGCTGGAGCGCATTTCCCCACTCAATCTGACCGACCCGAAATCGCCGGACTTCACTCCCGAGGGGTGCCGCACCCTGCACGACCTGATCCGCTTCGCCCACGAAAAGGCCATGGAGGAAATGTTCAACATCTCCCGCCTTGCAGACGACTCGGTGGTGTCGCGTAGCATGAGCGCCAACATCCCTCTGGCCATGCACTTCATCGACTTGGGCGGTGGCTTGGCCGAAGGGCTTGATACCTGCGCCGAAATTCTTCCGGAGCACATCCGCTCCAGGCCCATGGTCGCGTTGTGGCGAGGCTTGGCGCATCCAGGCGTGACCTGGGCCGGAAACGTGGACCTGAGCGGACGGAACTTCATGGCCCTCATGTCCGGGAGCATGGGGCCCGGCGGTGCCATGCCGCCGGAAACGAAATCCTATGCCCTGGTCTCCGCCGATTACCTGAACCTGAGCGTCAAGTTCGGATACCATTATTCCAATCTGGACGCGCTCTGTTCGGATGACCCGGATGCCAACACCCTGACCCTGCAGTTTGCGGGCGGAGCCGGCACCGGCTCCGGCAAGGCCCTGCGCATCGAGTTCCTGTCCAATGTGCTGAAGCGGCTGGGCTACGAGGTGAACATCAGCGGAGACATGCTGCAGGCGGCTTTGCGGGGGCTCGACTGCCCGGCCATGGAAGAGGTGCTGGATCAGACCGGCCGTTTGCTGGGCTGCAGCAGGCTGCTTGATCTGGCCATACCGAACCGGGAAGAGGTGCAGACCCTGGCCGAAATGTTCTTCAGGCAGGAATATGATTTTCTGGATCGTTCCGAAAAGCGGCTTCCCGGTTTTTATGCGTCTTTTGGTCAGTGGTCCCTTGCCGAAATGGATGGCCGGGAGGTCATCATGCAGGATGGAGCGCACATGGGGCAGACGGTTTCGTGCGCACTGCATTTTGCCGCGAGTTCGGTCCTGGGCGGTCGGTACCGGAAATTTCTGGAGAAACGGCATGCCCGGCACTACTATCCGACCGCCGTGAAACGCGACAGTCGGCACGAAGACGGGCGCATCCGGGTCGATGTGCGCATCGAGGCCGGATGCGTGGACCTCGCCGCCGGGCTGGCTTTCGGCTTGGGCAATGTCGGAAATTGCCTGGTATTGGCCGTGGATGCCGCCGCAGGAGAATTGCAACTACTTGAATTCGTGAACAATACCAGAAGTTTTTTGGCGCGGGTCGACATGCAGGTGCCTTTGGGGCGTTGGGTTGGCCTTGAAGTGACGGTGGCTGGAAAGGAGATCACCGCCGTCGGCTTTAGTGGACGCGGTCTAAGCTTCACCGCCTCCAGACCAGTCTGGGGTTACGTCGGCCTCTGGACCAAGGGAGACACCACTGCCTATTTTCGGGATCTGGAAACGGCCGGTGCCACGCAGCAAGAAAAAAAGGCAGGAGAATAG
- a CDS encoding dihydrolipoyl dehydrogenase family protein: MKTRKFDVIVLGSGVAGGHVASRCRKAGLSVALLESHGFGGTCPLHGCEPKKVMADAAETMERFNNTSGTGPTGSAKLDWVELMRFKRTFTDDLPDKIRTHYQNLGIQTFTTAGKFAGPNTIVSGDELLEAAHVCIATGSTPRELQIPGHGHLSSSNDFLAMPTLPERIVFIGGGFIAFELAHIAAAAGAQVTIVHRSERFLKKFDADLVQRLTGHLEKLGVTFHRNCPPHSIEENGGALLLKAGEDGRQSFTADAIFNAAGRIPALAGLDLPAGNVDTRNGGVAVNAYMQSLSNPCVFAAGDVIAETMPLTPVASVEAEVVAKNIIEGPKHTMSPDVTPFSLFTYPPLATVGMLEEEAQKQGMRFDVIQGDSAGWSEYQRIGQTCAGFKLLVEKDTRQLLGAHVLGDAAEETINLFALAMRKKVDVDELRSMLWAYPSFGYAMKYMFR, from the coding sequence TTGAAAACTCGAAAATTCGACGTCATCGTTCTGGGCTCCGGAGTCGCCGGGGGCCATGTCGCCTCACGCTGCCGCAAGGCCGGTCTGAGCGTGGCGCTGCTGGAAAGTCACGGTTTTGGAGGCACCTGCCCACTGCATGGCTGCGAACCCAAGAAAGTCATGGCCGACGCCGCCGAGACCATGGAGCGTTTCAACAACACCTCCGGGACAGGCCCGACCGGTTCCGCCAAACTCGACTGGGTCGAACTCATGCGCTTCAAGCGCACGTTCACCGACGATTTGCCGGACAAAATCCGGACGCACTATCAAAACCTGGGCATCCAGACATTCACCACGGCCGGCAAATTTGCCGGTCCCAATACCATCGTGAGCGGGGATGAACTGCTTGAAGCCGCCCATGTCTGCATTGCAACCGGCTCGACTCCCAGGGAGTTGCAGATCCCGGGGCACGGACATCTTTCTTCCAGCAACGATTTCCTGGCCATGCCCACCCTGCCGGAAAGAATCGTCTTCATCGGAGGCGGATTCATCGCCTTTGAACTGGCTCACATCGCGGCAGCGGCCGGGGCCCAGGTGACAATCGTTCATCGCAGCGAGCGTTTCCTCAAAAAATTCGACGCCGACCTGGTGCAACGATTGACCGGGCATCTGGAAAAACTGGGCGTAACATTTCATCGGAACTGTCCGCCCCACTCCATTGAAGAAAATGGAGGAGCGTTGCTGCTGAAGGCTGGAGAGGACGGTCGGCAAAGCTTTACGGCGGATGCGATCTTCAATGCGGCCGGGCGCATTCCGGCCCTGGCCGGCCTCGACCTGCCCGCCGGCAACGTCGACACGCGCAATGGCGGAGTCGCCGTCAACGCCTACATGCAGAGTCTCTCCAACCCTTGCGTCTTCGCTGCCGGAGACGTCATCGCCGAAACCATGCCCCTGACCCCGGTGGCCAGCGTGGAGGCGGAAGTCGTGGCCAAAAACATCATCGAAGGCCCAAAGCACACGATGAGCCCTGACGTGACGCCATTCTCCCTGTTCACCTATCCACCGCTGGCGACCGTGGGCATGCTTGAAGAGGAAGCGCAAAAGCAGGGGATGCGCTTCGATGTCATCCAAGGAGATTCGGCAGGATGGTCGGAATACCAGCGTATCGGGCAAACGTGCGCGGGATTCAAGCTGCTGGTCGAAAAAGACACGCGGCAGCTGCTGGGGGCGCACGTTCTGGGCGACGCGGCAGAAGAGACAATCAACCTTTTCGCACTGGCCATGCGCAAGAAGGTCGATGTCGATGAATTGCGTTCCATGCTGTGGGCATACCCATCTTTTGGCTACGCAATGAAATACATGTTCCGGTAA
- a CDS encoding response regulator: protein MEKNNFLLVEDDHLLRMGLKSMIDMHDEYTCASDVATGREALRSFRKQPADIVLLDLLLPDMTGMEVLRKLRRIDKQVKIIVLTVCENNDFLYETLEYGTNAYVLKSENPEEIFMAIKYALNDEIFISPKLTKNIVKDYIIATRQRKGLSSLQNLTAREIEVVKLIFDGRKSREIAEILAISIKTVDKHRSNILQKIGIHTFNELRHGGIYFLDILNQN from the coding sequence TTGGAAAAAAACAACTTTCTTCTGGTTGAAGACGATCACCTTTTACGCATGGGACTCAAATCCATGATCGACATGCATGACGAGTACACATGCGCTTCGGACGTGGCGACAGGCAGGGAGGCGTTGCGTTCCTTCAGGAAGCAACCTGCGGACATCGTCCTTCTGGATCTGTTGCTGCCGGACATGACAGGAATGGAAGTGCTGAGAAAACTGCGCAGGATCGACAAGCAGGTCAAGATAATCGTCTTGACCGTCTGCGAGAACAACGACTTCCTTTATGAAACCCTGGAATATGGCACCAACGCATATGTTCTCAAAAGCGAGAACCCCGAAGAAATTTTCATGGCCATAAAATACGCTCTGAACGATGAAATCTTCATCAGCCCCAAACTCACCAAAAACATCGTCAAGGACTATATTATCGCCACACGGCAACGAAAGGGCTTGTCTTCCCTGCAAAACCTCACCGCTCGCGAGATCGAAGTGGTAAAACTGATTTTCGACGGCAGGAAAAGCCGGGAGATCGCGGAAATTCTGGCCATCAGCATCAAAACCGTCGACAAGCACCGCTCGAACATCCTCCAGAAGATAGGCATCCACACCTTTAACGAACTGCGACACGGTGGAATATACTTCCTTGATATACTGAACCAGAATTAA